From the genome of Candidatus Cloacimonadota bacterium:
TTCTCATTAGTTATGTATCCTGACCAAAGAAGTCTAAGCATAATTACCTGTTTGCTTACTCCATAAATTTTAGAAATCTCTGAAATTGCGTTTTCATCTAATTGAGAGTATCTTTTACATTCTTTCTTTAAGTCATCCATAGGAACAAGGAATTCAGCAGAAAACAAATCGCAATCCTTTTCTATTCTATCACTTTCCTGCTCAATTTCTATTGAACATATACCAGAGGTTCTTTTTATTAGGTGATATACTTCGTGAAAAAGAGAAAATAATTTTATTGGTGGTTTATCTTCTTCATTTAAAACGATAACAGAAATATCAGAGAGAATAACAAATCCTCTAACATCAGTAGCTTTTAAAGGTAGTTCTATTATTGATATCAAAAGTTTTTCTTCTAAAACTTGTTTATAATTTGCTAAAAGTTCTTTTGATTTTATTGATTTCAATACTTCAATTTTCAAATAATTTCTAAATTCCGATGCTAAGTCATCAGGTTTTAATGTTTCAGGGAAAGTCGGAATCTGGCTTTTTTTATAAGTTAATTCCGCTAACTTATTAGCAAGATAATAAGCCCTTCTTTCAGCTATATATACCTGCGGGGTTAGTCTTTTTTCACGATTTATTCTGTAGTCAGATAATACAGGCATCTTAGGAAGTGTATCTGTAAAGAATGCAGCAAGGGGGCGTTGATAAATATTAGCCAATTTCTTTATTTGAATTAATGTAAATGAATCAGTCCCTTTTTCTGTTTTTTCAATCTTTTCTGTAGTAGTATTAATTTTCTTCG
Proteins encoded in this window:
- a CDS encoding XRE family transcriptional regulator gives rise to the protein MRKSIEIKLNPEVLKALRDTSGYTIDEVAKKINTTTEKIEKTEKGTDSFTLIQIKKLANIYQRPLAAFFTDTLPKMPVLSDYRINREKRLTPQVYIAERRAYYLANKLAELTYKKSQIPTFPETLKPDDLASEFRNYLKIEVLKSIKSKELLANYKQVLEEKLLISIIELPLKATDVRGFVILSDISVIVLNEEDKPPIKLFSLFHEVYHLIKRTSGICSIEIEQESDRIEKDCDLFSAEFLVPMDDLKKECKRYSQLDENAISEISKIYGVSKQVIMLRLLWSGYITNEKYNQFKREGVKKLQEKKEEMFGYKNWDKVFQNRIGNLAIKEINNSYRIGKISYSEVFDILNMKTKYIEKFVER